Genomic window (Candidatus Hydrogenedentota bacterium):
GCCTCGGTCCGTATCGGGAAGCGGTCCGGCGTCATCGAATCGATTCAATCCGGCGGCGTGGAACTGCTCTGCGGCGCCCTGGAGCCCAATTTCTGGCGCGCGCCCACGGACAACGACCGCGGCAACGGCCATCCGGACCGCTGTCGCGTCTGGAAAGAGGCCGGCGCCAGCCGGGAATTACGCAGCATCTCGGTGCGCCAGTCACGGCCGCAGTGCCTGGATATCACCGCCGTATTCGCGCTGGTGGACGGAAACGCGCGCTACAGGGTGAACTACGCCGTCTATGGCTCCGGCGACGTGGTGGTGGACGTCCGGCTCGAAGCGGCGGGGCGCTTGCCCGAACTGCCGCGCATCGGGATGCAGACAGCGATGCCGGGCTCGTTCGACCGCGTCACGTGGTACGGCCGCGGGCCTGAAGAGACCTACTGGGACCGGAAAACCGGGGGCGCATTCGGTGTATACTCGTTTCCCGTGACCGGGCAGGCGCACCGGTATGTCCGGCCGCAGGAGAATGGCAACAAGACGGACGTGCGCTGGTTCGCGGCGACGAACGCCGCGGGTGCGGGCCTGATGGCGGTGGGCATGCCGGCGCTGGAGTGCAGCGCGTGGCCGTTCACGATGCGCGACCTCGAGGAATGCACGCATGACTATCAGTTGCCGCGCCGGGACTTCGTTACGGTGAACTTCGATCATGCGCAGATGGGCGTGGGCGGCGACACGAGCTGGGGTGCGCGCACGCACCCCGAGTATACGCTGGCCCCGGGCGTGTACGCGTACCGGTTCCGCCTGACGCCGCTGCAGCGGCTGGACGAGGCGGCGGCGCTCGCGAAGCGCCGGCTTGAGTGAATGAAAATGGCTGAAGAGCCGTCTGAATAAGAAAGGAGTGTTGTATGGACAAGCGAGTATGGGCTGTGGCGATGCTTGGACTGGCCGTGTGCGCGGCGGGCCATGCGCCGTGCGCGGCGCAGGGCGTGACGCCCCCGCCGGAAGCGCTGTTGTCGCAAGCGGCGAATGGCGAAGGATTCCAGCCTCTCTTCAAGGACGACCTCTCGGACGCGCAAATGCAGCGCGGAGGCTGGGAATTCGCGAATGGCGAACTGGCCTCGCAGGGCCGCGGCGACATCTGGACCAAAGAGCGCTACGGCGACTTCGTGCTGGACCTCGAATTCAAATGCGACCCGGACACGAACAGCGGCGTGTTCCTGCGATGTGACTCAATCGCCGACTGGCTGAACACGGCCATCGAGGTGCAGATTCTCCAGCCGAACGACAAGTATCCGAACGACAAGTGGCATTGCGGCGCCATCTTCGACTGCCTGGCTCCCGCGAAACTGGCCGTGAAAGGCCCCGGAGAATGGAACCGTCTGCTCATCATCGCGAAGGGCAGCATGATCTACGTCCAGTTGAACGGCGAATGGGTCGCAAGCATGAATCTGGACGAGTGGACCGCGCGCGGGCGCAATCCGGACGGCACGCCGAACAAGTTCAAGAACGCTTACAAGGATATGAAACGCGAGGGTTATATCGGCCTGCAGTATCACGGCCAGCCGGTCTGGTTCCGTAACATGCGGGTAAAACCCCTCGCCGCAAGCTGAGCATCCCGAAATACCGCACCACATGCCTGGCGGGGCGGGCGAAAGTCCGTCTCGCCGGTTACATTTTCACACGCTCTTGCGCGCGGTTCCAGGCTCGGACGCTGTGACCAGGTGCCCGTACGGCTGCTCTTCGGACGTGCAGCGCGGCTCCGGCGCGGAGAAGAGCCCTTTCGTGAGCCGGCTCAGGAACATGGGCGCGTACATCGGCAACAGGTGGGGTTTCGGATAGTCGCGCAGAATACGGTACATGCGCCGTGGATTGAAGAAGAACCGGGCGTTCGCCTCGCGCTGCATGCGGAAGAGGACGTAGTCCGGCACTTCCGAGAAATTAACGCGCGCCGCGCCAAAGTTCAGGTCGTCGTAGCGCAACAGCGCGAGACGTTCCGGGTATCGCTCCTTGCAGGCCTCGTAGAGCGTCGTGCCTGGGAACGGCGTCACCGTGAAAAAAGACATGGTGTGCAGCTTCGACGCGCAGGCCACGTCGACGGTCATCCGCATGTCTTCCGCCGTCTCGTGGGGAAACCCGAACATGGCGAAACCGTTCGTGTACACGCCGCGTTCGGCGGCCCACGCGACGCCCTGGAGAAAACGCGGGATGTTCAGGCGCTTGCCCATGACCTCCTGGATGCGGGGCGAACCGGATTCGAGCGCGAAGCTCGAGAAGTACATGCCCGCGCTGACCAGCGCGTCGATACTCTCTTCCGAGAAGATGTCCGTGCGCACGCCGTTGGGGAAAGCGATCTTCATCTTGATATTGCGCTGATGCACCAGGTCGCAGAAGCTCATCAGCCGCTTCGGGTTCAGGTTGAAGATATCGTCGACGAATTCGAAGTCATCCACGCCATATTGCCGCTGGAAATAGGCCACTTCTTCAACCACGCGCTCCGCGCTGTGCTGCCGGAACCGCTTGCCAAACACGTCGTGGCAGTAGTTGCATTTGTACGGGCAGCCGCGGCTCGTGAACAGCGACACGTAACGGCGCCGCGGGATCGGCGGCATCGATTGGCGCTTCCAGTAGCGCGGCAGGTCGATCAGGTCGTAGGCCGGAAACGGGAGGCTGTCCAGGTCCTGGATCAGAGGTATGGCCCCCGGATTCGTCACGATTTCGCCGTGCTCGTCGCGGCGGAACAGGCCGGGCACGTCCGCCAGCGAACCGCCGCCGAAATGGGCGTTGAGCACCTGCTCCATCGCCTTCTCGCCCTCGCCCGCGATGGCCGCGTCGGCCGCGGTGTTCGCCAGCGCCACGGCGCCGAACGCGCTGACGTGCGGGCCTCCGAGAAGGATCAGCGCCTCGGGCAGACCCTGGCGCACGCGCCGCGTCAGTTCGCCCAGCCCCTGCGCCGTGGGCGTGATCGCACCGAAGCCGACGACGTCCGCCTGGAACGCGATGGCCTCCCGCGCGATTTCCTCATTGGAGGGGTTGTCGAGTTTCTGATTGCATAACCGGATGACTGTCTCGAAGCGGTCTCGCAGATACGCCGCCAGGTACATGATGCCCAGCGGCGGCGTGGCCAGCGGGTATAGGGGGCGCCGGAAACCTACATTCGCCAGATAGATCCGCAATGGCCGCATGAAACGGGCTCCTTATGCATACGGGACGCCTGCTACGCAGCGTCCTCATGTCGCCGTGGCAGGTGCGAGACTTTTACTTTGTTGCCATACTTTCTCGGATAGGTCTTGAACAGTCCCTTGGTGAGCCGTTGCACGAACGTGGGCAGGTACATCGGCAGCAGGTGGGGCTTCGGATAATCGCGCAGGATGCGGTAGATGCGTTTCGGCTTAAGGAAAAAGCGCCGGTTTGCCTCGCGCTGGCATGCGAAGAGCACCTCGTCCGGCTCGTCGGACAGATTGACGGGCATGCTGCTGAAATCCATGCCGTCGTAGCGGATGTGCTTGACCAGTTCGGGCCGCGTCTGTGCCGCGATTTCATAAAGGTCGCTGCCGGGGAACGGCGTAACCGTGAAGAAGGACATCGTGTGCAGCCGCGAATCCGCGGCCACGTTGATGGTCATCTGCATGTCCGCGCGCGTCTCCGTGGGGAACCCGAGCATCGCGTAACCGTTCGCGAACACGCCTTTGGAGACCGCGTACGCCACGTTCTCGACGTAGCGGTCAATGTCGAGCCCCTTGCCCATTACCTGCTGGATGCGCGGTGATCCCGATTCGAGCGAATAGCCTGAATAGTACATGCCCGCGTCCACCAGCGCGTCGATGGTCTCCGGCCGGAAGATATCCGTGCGCACACCGGTCGGGAACGCGATCTTGACCTTGAGGTTCTTCTGATGCAGCAGGTCGCAGAAGTCCATTACGCGCTTCGGGTTCAGGTTGAATATGTCGTCGAGGAACTCGATCTCGTCGATGCCGTAGCGTTCCTGGTAATACGCGGTCTCCGCGGCGACCCGCTCCGCCGTATGCTGGCGGAACCGCTTGCCGAAAACATCGTGGCAGAAGTTGCAGCGGTAAGGACAGCCCCGGCTGCTGAACAGCGACACGTATTTCCGTCGCGGGATCGGCGCGATCGACTGCCGCCGCCAGTACGCCGGCAAGTCAATCAGGTCGTATGCGGGAAAGGGCAGCGAATCCAGGTCCTTGCTCGGGATCAGCGGCATGCACCCGGGATTCTTGACGATTTCGCCCGTCTCCGTGCGCCGGTAGATGCCGGGCACCTCGTGCAGGCCGCCGCCCTCGAAGTGCGCGCGCAGAATCTCCGCGAAGACCAATTCGCCCTCGCCCGCCACCGCGCAATCCGCCGCGGAGCCTTCCAGCGACTGTTCCCGGTACGAGCTGACGTGGCTGCCCCCAAGCACGATCAGCGCCTGCGGCAATTTCGCGCGCACACGGTGCGTGATGTAGTTCAGGCCTTCCGACGTGGGGGTAATCGCACCCAGACCGACGACATCCGGGTTGAAATCCGCGATTTCGTCCGCCAAGTCGTCGTTCGGCGTGTTGTGCAGCTTCTGGTTGACCAGCCTGATGTCGCACGCGAAATGCTCGCGCAGGTACGCCGCCAGATACATGATCCCCATGGGCGGCGTTACGAGCGGGTACAGCGGACGCCGGAACCCCACTATCGCCAGAAAAATGCGCAACCGCTTCATGAGTAGGACTCCCGCCCGGATCGGGCGCTCTTCGTTTCACGGCGCGCCGCGCCGCCCGCAGTACCTTTAACGCCTATTAACTATACTAAACAAACGCTGTCGCTCTGTCAATGCATTTCTTTGCCTTGGGACGGAACGGCCCAAAAGGACCGGCAGGAAGCAAAGAACGGATGGCGCGCCCTGTGGCTGCGGCGGCCTTTTCGTTCCGTGCGTCATTTTGGGTCATCGGACTAATCATCGTAGTGCTTGCTTCCGAGGCGCAGGACCTCTCGCGCGCGCTTTTCGGCGGCGGCGCGGAACTCGTACTTCGCTTCGCGCGCGAGGTCGGCGCCATCGAGTACGGCGCCGGGCATATCCTCGCGGGGGCGTTGCCGCAATTGCTCTCTCCCGGCCTCAAGGATGCGCAGGGCTTCCTGGCAGGCGGGGGAATCGCGACCCGGTAGGATTGCGAGGCAGGGGCTGAGTTCGGGCCGGTCGAAGCTGACGAGGGGGCCGCGGCTGGTGGTGTGTCCCGCCAGGGACTCGAACGGGATGCCGGTCAGTTCGCCGAGACGGCGCACCTGCTCCCGGTTCAGCGGCGAGCGCCCGGCCAGATTGTCCGGATAGACGCTGGCATAAGTCGGGTAGTAGGGCGCGTTGAGGTCGATCCAGGTCACGATGCGGTCGAACTCTTCGGGGCTGAGTTGGACGTCGTGGTGTCCCGCGCGGATGGTCTGGACGATCTTGCTGGCATGGGAGCCCCAAGAGTTGGCCTGCTGCGTTTCGGCGGGGCCCGCGCCGGGCACGCTGATGTATTTCCGGCGCCAGAGTTCCTCGTACGATGCGTTGAAGACGAAGGTCTTGTCGCCTGCGAGGATGAGTCGTTCGCCGCCGTCCGTGCCGAAGTCGTGGCACGCGGCGCAATGCTTGTCGAAGACGGGTTGCACCTCGGCGGCGTAACTGAACAGGCGCGGCTCGCCGTGCCAGCCGTTCATGGTGGACGGCGCGCGGCGCAGGGCCAACGGCGATGCGTTGCCGGGCGGCGGCGCGGTGAGCCGGTTCTCGTGGCAGCCGGTGCAGCCTTGCGTTTCGCCGGGCTGGATGATCGTGCCGCTGCGCATGGATTGGACCATCATGCCGTTCGCGTCGAGCAGTTGGAAATAGACGAAGGTCTCGGCGGGAACGTCAAAATACGCCGAGCCATCCTCCTCGACGGGGACCGTGCCAAGAATGCGTTTGTTGTTGAAATCGTGCCAGTTCATGGCAGGGTTTTGCTGGCCTTGGCCGCCCCATTGCTGCTCGGGGACAAAGAAACGCTTTTCGGGCGACTCGACGACGCGCAGGTACTTGACCGCGCCGCGCCCGACACCCGCCATGTGCGTACCGCGATAAACGTCGGCGACGTAGAAAGCGCCGGTGGGCGATGCAAAATCGCGGCGGTCGGGGATCAGGGTCGGCGGCGTGCGCGGCGCGAGCGGGATGGGATCGTAACAGCCGGGCGGCTCGACATGGACGAGCGTCTCACGACCATCGCGGTGGACCGCGAAGATGCCCATGAGTTCGCCATCGCCCGCCTCGCGCGCGCAGAGAAACAGCGAATCGGTCAGCGGGTAGGCGTCTTCGTAGCGCGGCGTGACCTGTTTGTAGGTGTCGAAATCGCCAATGCCGACGAGATCGATGGCGCTTTCCGGCCACGTGCGCGCGACCGGCGCGCGGCCGTCGAGGCCAAGCCGGCGGTCAATGATCGCGAGCGCGCCCCAGGGCCGGTCGTGGCAGGAACCGAAGATGCAGAGAGTTTGGTCCGCTCCGGGGATGGGCCGGGCGTCGAAGACCGCGCCGGGCGAATTCGTGTTGTTGCCCCAGTAGACGGCGTGGCCCGTGCCGTCCGGGTGTACGGTCCATAGCCCCTGCGCGTCGCCGAAATTGCGGTCCACATACTCCCAGCGGTAATAGAGGATGCGCCCGTCGGGCAGGAGCGCGCCGTGTCCCTCGAAGAGCGTGCTTTTGCCGATCTGGTGGATGTTCGCGCCGTCGCCGTCCATGCGGAAGAGATTCGCCATGATGTGCCGGTTGCACATGCAATACTTCGGCTGGCGCGTGGACGAGAACGCGATGCGCCCGTCCGGCAAGTAGAGCGGGTCGATGTCCGTGACGCCCGCCGCCCTGGTGAGTTGCCGGAGGTCCGTGCCGTCCGCGTTGATTTCGTAGATGTGGTAATCATCCTCGCGGTTGCGGCGCATCGAGAAGAGGATGCGCTGCCCGTCGAAACTGACGTCCGGGTCGCGGATGATGCCGTCGGGCGCTTCGAGCAGCGTCGTGACGCGGCCGGACGCGATTTCTAGCACCTTGAGCGCGCCACCGCCCTCGAAACTCGCTTCGTTGATCTCGCCCTTCTGGAACATCGTTTCCGTGTTGTGATGATCGGGACGGTACTGTTTGCGCGTTACGAAGACGATGGGGTACGCCGTGAGCACCGGGTCCGCGAGCAATTCGGGGGAGACAGGAAGGGGGATATCCGCTGTGGCACAGCCGGAAAACAGGAAGCAGCCTGTCAAGACGGCTCTGGCCATGGCGGACAACATGTTTCTCATCGCTACCCGTGGTCTCCTTGGTGGTC
Coding sequences:
- a CDS encoding B12-binding domain-containing radical SAM protein; the protein is MRIYLANVGFRRPLYPLATPPLGIMYLAAYLRDRFETVIRLCNQKLDNPSNEEIAREAIAFQADVVGFGAITPTAQGLGELTRRVRQGLPEALILLGGPHVSAFGAVALANTAADAAIAGEGEKAMEQVLNAHFGGGSLADVPGLFRRDEHGEIVTNPGAIPLIQDLDSLPFPAYDLIDLPRYWKRQSMPPIPRRRYVSLFTSRGCPYKCNYCHDVFGKRFRQHSAERVVEEVAYFQRQYGVDDFEFVDDIFNLNPKRLMSFCDLVHQRNIKMKIAFPNGVRTDIFSEESIDALVSAGMYFSSFALESGSPRIQEVMGKRLNIPRFLQGVAWAAERGVYTNGFAMFGFPHETAEDMRMTVDVACASKLHTMSFFTVTPFPGTTLYEACKERYPERLALLRYDDLNFGAARVNFSEVPDYVLFRMQREANARFFFNPRRMYRILRDYPKPHLLPMYAPMFLSRLTKGLFSAPEPRCTSEEQPYGHLVTASEPGTARKSV
- a CDS encoding B12-binding domain-containing radical SAM protein, coding for MKRLRIFLAIVGFRRPLYPLVTPPMGIMYLAAYLREHFACDIRLVNQKLHNTPNDDLADEIADFNPDVVGLGAITPTSEGLNYITHRVRAKLPQALIVLGGSHVSSYREQSLEGSAADCAVAGEGELVFAEILRAHFEGGGLHEVPGIYRRTETGEIVKNPGCMPLIPSKDLDSLPFPAYDLIDLPAYWRRQSIAPIPRRKYVSLFSSRGCPYRCNFCHDVFGKRFRQHTAERVAAETAYYQERYGIDEIEFLDDIFNLNPKRVMDFCDLLHQKNLKVKIAFPTGVRTDIFRPETIDALVDAGMYYSGYSLESGSPRIQQVMGKGLDIDRYVENVAYAVSKGVFANGYAMLGFPTETRADMQMTINVAADSRLHTMSFFTVTPFPGSDLYEIAAQTRPELVKHIRYDGMDFSSMPVNLSDEPDEVLFACQREANRRFFLKPKRIYRILRDYPKPHLLPMYLPTFVQRLTKGLFKTYPRKYGNKVKVSHLPRRHEDAA
- a CDS encoding PD40 domain-containing protein — translated: MRNMLSAMARAVLTGCFLFSGCATADIPLPVSPELLADPVLTAYPIVFVTRKQYRPDHHNTETMFQKGEINEASFEGGGALKVLEIASGRVTTLLEAPDGIIRDPDVSFDGQRILFSMRRNREDDYHIYEINADGTDLRQLTRAAGVTDIDPLYLPDGRIAFSSTRQPKYCMCNRHIMANLFRMDGDGANIHQIGKSTLFEGHGALLPDGRILYYRWEYVDRNFGDAQGLWTVHPDGTGHAVYWGNNTNSPGAVFDARPIPGADQTLCIFGSCHDRPWGALAIIDRRLGLDGRAPVARTWPESAIDLVGIGDFDTYKQVTPRYEDAYPLTDSLFLCAREAGDGELMGIFAVHRDGRETLVHVEPPGCYDPIPLAPRTPPTLIPDRRDFASPTGAFYVADVYRGTHMAGVGRGAVKYLRVVESPEKRFFVPEQQWGGQGQQNPAMNWHDFNNKRILGTVPVEEDGSAYFDVPAETFVYFQLLDANGMMVQSMRSGTIIQPGETQGCTGCHENRLTAPPPGNASPLALRRAPSTMNGWHGEPRLFSYAAEVQPVFDKHCAACHDFGTDGGERLILAGDKTFVFNASYEELWRRKYISVPGAGPAETQQANSWGSHASKIVQTIRAGHHDVQLSPEEFDRIVTWIDLNAPYYPTYASVYPDNLAGRSPLNREQVRRLGELTGIPFESLAGHTTSRGPLVSFDRPELSPCLAILPGRDSPACQEALRILEAGREQLRQRPREDMPGAVLDGADLAREAKYEFRAAAEKRAREVLRLGSKHYDD
- a CDS encoding DUF1080 domain-containing protein, whose product is MDKRVWAVAMLGLAVCAAGHAPCAAQGVTPPPEALLSQAANGEGFQPLFKDDLSDAQMQRGGWEFANGELASQGRGDIWTKERYGDFVLDLEFKCDPDTNSGVFLRCDSIADWLNTAIEVQILQPNDKYPNDKWHCGAIFDCLAPAKLAVKGPGEWNRLLIIAKGSMIYVQLNGEWVASMNLDEWTARGRNPDGTPNKFKNAYKDMKREGYIGLQYHGQPVWFRNMRVKPLAAS